A window of the Agrococcus jejuensis genome harbors these coding sequences:
- a CDS encoding ComEC/Rec2 family competence protein — MRLVASTDARLVVPAGIAWAAMALAWGSDAQRIVALAALAVAVVGVVLAHRVLRIRAVATLVAVGAGLAGLLLSVPTVERDLASCTEMTLELGGHAAPMPARIVEATCGDDVVRDARVVVVVLDASGDEVALGDTVTATCDAWAGDAGPADAWRLACEDVERVDRAWWAGWSAGVREGLRQSTAHLPGDGGALLPGLAIGDTSLVSSGLDAAMLQAGLTHLTAVSGANCAIVVALALGCAMAAGLRRWLRVAVAGAALAGFVVLVGPEPSVVRASIMAGLALVALHRGVRRVGIALLALAVLVALAVDPTLARSAGFALSVLATAGLLVHAQPLAEALARWMPMPVAAAIGVPLAAQLWCLPVLVVLDPRIALVAVPANVLAAPAAPVATVLGLVVCAVAVVAPALAAAVAWIAWLPSAWIAGLAHASTLLPAGPPWPAGWAGVVLAVAVVAAVGAGIAARRIARGATAAVCVVVLATGTVQVPTLVARATLPDWSIAQCDVGQGAASVLRLGGATVLVDTGREPEPLAACMDLLGIGRLDVVVLTHFDADHVGGVDAVAGRADLVVHGPPDDDAPALLDDLAARGARLHLGTAGESVRVGDGALDLLWPEDADAEPGNDASIVVAAAVGGQRVLVLGDLGAEAQRALLADGVPAADVVVVAHHGSPDQHLPLYDAVGAEVALVPVGPNDYGHPAPDLMAELERRGMLVLRTDEHGTIALDGAVAWTQR, encoded by the coding sequence ATGCGGCTCGTCGCGTCGACGGATGCGCGCCTCGTCGTGCCCGCGGGCATCGCGTGGGCGGCGATGGCGCTCGCGTGGGGCAGCGACGCGCAGCGCATCGTGGCGCTCGCGGCCCTCGCCGTCGCGGTCGTCGGGGTCGTGCTCGCCCACCGCGTCCTGCGCATCCGTGCGGTCGCGACGCTCGTCGCCGTCGGCGCCGGTCTCGCGGGCCTGCTGCTCAGCGTGCCGACCGTCGAGCGCGACCTGGCGTCGTGCACCGAGATGACGCTCGAGCTCGGCGGCCACGCGGCGCCGATGCCGGCGCGCATCGTCGAGGCGACGTGCGGCGACGACGTCGTGCGCGACGCCCGCGTCGTCGTCGTGGTGCTCGACGCATCGGGCGACGAGGTCGCGCTCGGCGACACCGTGACGGCGACGTGCGACGCGTGGGCGGGCGACGCCGGGCCTGCGGATGCGTGGCGCCTGGCGTGCGAGGACGTCGAGCGCGTCGACCGGGCGTGGTGGGCGGGATGGTCGGCGGGCGTGCGCGAGGGGCTGCGGCAGTCGACGGCGCACCTGCCTGGCGACGGCGGCGCGCTGCTGCCGGGCCTCGCGATCGGCGACACGTCGCTCGTGTCGTCGGGGCTCGACGCCGCGATGCTGCAGGCGGGCCTGACGCACCTCACGGCGGTGTCGGGCGCGAACTGCGCCATCGTCGTGGCGCTCGCGCTGGGATGCGCGATGGCGGCGGGGCTGCGGCGCTGGCTGCGCGTCGCGGTCGCGGGCGCGGCGCTCGCGGGCTTCGTCGTGCTCGTCGGCCCCGAGCCGAGCGTCGTGCGTGCGTCGATCATGGCCGGACTCGCGCTCGTGGCGCTGCACCGCGGCGTGCGCCGCGTCGGCATCGCGCTGCTCGCCCTCGCGGTGCTCGTGGCGCTCGCCGTCGATCCGACCCTCGCCCGCTCGGCGGGCTTCGCGCTCTCCGTCCTCGCGACGGCGGGGCTGCTCGTGCACGCGCAGCCGCTCGCCGAGGCGCTCGCCCGGTGGATGCCCATGCCCGTCGCTGCAGCGATCGGCGTGCCGCTCGCCGCGCAGCTGTGGTGCCTGCCGGTGCTCGTCGTGCTCGATCCGCGCATCGCGCTCGTCGCCGTGCCCGCCAACGTGCTCGCGGCACCCGCCGCGCCCGTCGCGACGGTGCTGGGCCTCGTCGTGTGCGCCGTCGCCGTCGTGGCACCTGCGCTCGCCGCCGCGGTCGCATGGATCGCGTGGCTGCCGTCGGCGTGGATCGCGGGGCTCGCGCACGCGTCGACGCTGCTGCCCGCCGGTCCGCCCTGGCCCGCCGGATGGGCGGGCGTCGTGCTGGCCGTCGCGGTCGTCGCCGCCGTGGGTGCGGGCATCGCCGCTCGACGCATCGCTCGCGGCGCGACCGCCGCCGTGTGCGTCGTCGTGCTCGCGACCGGCACGGTGCAGGTGCCGACGCTCGTGGCCCGCGCGACGCTGCCCGACTGGTCGATCGCGCAGTGCGACGTCGGCCAGGGGGCCGCGTCGGTGCTGCGCCTCGGCGGCGCGACGGTGCTGGTCGACACGGGCCGCGAGCCCGAGCCGCTCGCCGCCTGCATGGACCTGCTCGGCATCGGCCGCCTCGACGTCGTCGTGCTGACGCACTTCGACGCCGACCACGTCGGTGGCGTCGATGCCGTCGCGGGCCGCGCCGACCTCGTCGTGCACGGCCCGCCCGACGACGACGCGCCCGCGCTGCTCGACGACCTCGCCGCGCGCGGTGCACGCCTGCACCTGGGCACCGCGGGGGAGTCGGTGCGCGTCGGCGACGGCGCCCTCGACCTGCTGTGGCCCGAGGACGCGGATGCCGAGCCGGGCAACGACGCCTCGATCGTCGTCGCTGCGGCCGTCGGCGGTCAGCGCGTGCTCGTGCTGGGCGACCTCGGGGCCGAGGCGCAACGCGCGCTGCTCGCCGACGGCGTGCCCGCAGCCGACGTCGTCGTGGTGGCGCACCACGGCTCGCCCGACCAGCACCTGCCGCTCTACGACGCCGTCGGTGCGGAGGTCGCGCTCGTGCCCGTCGGCCCGAACGACTACGGCCATCCGGCACCCGACCTCATGGCCGAGCTCGAGCGCCGCGGCATGCTCGTGCTCCGCACCGACGAGCACGGCACGATCGCCTTGGACGGCGCGGTCGCGTGGACGCAGCGGTGA
- a CDS encoding ComEA family DNA-binding protein: protein MEQSLRWRIGVGAAAVLVGGAVVGAVVTQAAVPQVAPAVVEEQAVASAATILVDVQGAVARPGVYALADGARVVDAIARAGGTTADADSSALNLAQPLTDGSQVRVPVVGETPPGAIDASGLVNVNQASVDELDTLPRIGPTLAGAIVAYREEHGPFATIDDLDAVSGIGPAMLAALEPLVSF from the coding sequence ATGGAGCAGTCCCTGCGGTGGCGCATCGGCGTCGGGGCCGCGGCCGTGCTGGTGGGCGGCGCGGTCGTGGGTGCCGTCGTGACGCAGGCGGCGGTGCCGCAGGTCGCGCCCGCCGTCGTCGAGGAGCAGGCGGTGGCGTCGGCGGCGACGATCCTCGTCGACGTGCAGGGCGCGGTCGCGCGACCAGGCGTCTACGCGCTCGCCGACGGCGCGCGGGTCGTCGACGCCATCGCCCGCGCGGGCGGCACGACCGCCGACGCCGACTCGTCGGCGCTCAACCTCGCGCAGCCGCTCACCGACGGGTCGCAGGTGCGCGTGCCGGTCGTGGGGGAGACGCCGCCCGGCGCGATCGACGCGAGCGGCCTCGTGAACGTGAACCAGGCGAGCGTCGACGAGCTCGACACGCTGCCGCGCATCGGGCCGACGCTCGCGGGCGCGATCGTCGCCTACCGCGAGGAGCACGGCCCGTTCGCGACGATCGACGATCTCGACGCCGTCTCGGGCATCGGCCCGGCGATGCTCGCGGCGCTCGAGCCGCTCGTGTCCTTCTGA
- a CDS encoding KH domain-containing protein, with protein sequence MDVPVIALALGALLLVVVAGLLLRGLRRRPSRARGRIDALPSTTPVRLTTHARERMAQRGVLERDVALVARAPHRVEVDAEEGSVRLERDLDGDVLKVWVVAPWPPAAEVVVKSTAWQRVAIGRIPRHAIGAVVGPRGVTIQALERSTGARIAIDRSTGVVRATAGDRRTAEDALRQVESVARRG encoded by the coding sequence ATGGACGTGCCCGTCATCGCCCTCGCGCTCGGCGCGCTGCTGCTCGTCGTCGTCGCGGGGCTGCTGCTGCGCGGGCTGCGACGGCGGCCGTCCCGCGCTCGCGGGCGCATCGACGCGCTGCCGTCGACGACGCCCGTGCGGCTCACGACGCATGCGCGCGAGCGGATGGCGCAGCGCGGCGTGCTGGAGCGCGACGTCGCGCTGGTGGCGCGAGCACCGCACCGCGTCGAGGTGGATGCGGAGGAGGGCAGCGTGCGCCTCGAGCGCGACCTCGACGGCGACGTGCTCAAGGTGTGGGTCGTCGCGCCGTGGCCTCCCGCCGCCGAGGTCGTCGTGAAGTCGACGGCGTGGCAGCGCGTCGCGATCGGCCGCATCCCGCGCCACGCGATCGGCGCCGTCGTCGGCCCGCGCGGGGTGACGATCCAGGCGCTCGAGCGCTCGACGGGCGCGCGCATCGCGATCGACCGGTCGACGGGCGTCGTGCGCGCGACGGCGGGCGACCGGCGCACGGCAGAGGATGCGCTGCGCCAGGTCGAGTCGGTCGCGCGCCGCGGCTGA
- the leuS gene encoding leucine--tRNA ligase produces the protein MSEEYDVHAMQERWLQEWDRLRPFATDDETDTRPRKYVLDMFPYPSGDLHMGHAESYAYGDVLARYWRQQGFNVLHPIGWDSFGLPAENAAIKRGVDPAGWTNANIEQHKRSMRRYATAFDWDRILHTSDPGYYKWNQWLFLELFKAGLAYRKPANVNWCPNDQTVLANEQVIDGHCERCDALVEKKQLTQWFFKITDYADRLLDDLNQLEGRWPEKVLRMQRNWIGRSEGADVDFAIEGRDEPVRVFTTRPDTLFGVTFMVVAPDSDLASELVAGADEATQAAFAEYLQRTQRMTDIDRQSTEREKTGVPLGRDAIHPFTGERIPMWAADYVLADYGHGAVMAVPAHDQRDLDFARVFDLPVKVVVDTNAPVTGVMPMIPIDDDGNAIEPESYEPVDPAVTGEALTGSGRMIQSGPLDGLSKQNAIARAIAMLEERGIGGAAKTYRLRDWLISRQRYWGTPIPIVHTADGEMVPVPLEQLPVTLPSAEGLDLKPKGSSPLGAATEWMAVPSPIDGSPAQRDPDTMDTFVDSSWYYLRFLSPNDDTKAFDPAQADRWAPVDRYVGGVEHAILHLLYARFITKVLFDLGHVSFTEPFESLLNQGMVILDGAKMSKSKGNLVTLSEELDRFGVDAIRVTMSFAGPPEDDIDWKDVSPAGAQKFLARAWRLSGEVKAPKGADAKGGDAALRRETHKFWRDAPGLIEALKFNVVVARLMELTNAARKAVDGDAGAADPAVREAVEAIALGLSLYAPYTAEDMWARLGHEPSVANAGWRKADATLLVEQSTTAVVQVNGKVRDRVEVPASIGADELEALARSLPGVVRSVGNGQIVKAIVRAPQLVNLVVR, from the coding sequence GTGAGCGAAGAGTACGACGTCCACGCGATGCAGGAGCGGTGGCTGCAGGAGTGGGATCGACTTCGCCCGTTCGCGACCGACGACGAGACCGACACGCGCCCGCGCAAGTACGTGCTCGACATGTTCCCGTACCCCTCCGGCGACCTGCACATGGGCCACGCCGAGTCGTACGCGTACGGCGACGTGCTCGCGCGCTACTGGCGCCAGCAGGGCTTCAACGTGCTGCACCCCATCGGCTGGGACTCCTTCGGCCTGCCCGCCGAGAACGCGGCCATCAAGCGCGGCGTCGACCCCGCCGGCTGGACGAACGCGAACATCGAGCAGCACAAGCGCTCGATGCGTCGCTACGCGACGGCGTTCGACTGGGACCGCATCCTGCACACGTCGGACCCCGGCTACTACAAGTGGAACCAGTGGCTGTTCCTCGAGCTGTTCAAGGCCGGCCTGGCCTACCGCAAGCCGGCGAACGTCAACTGGTGCCCCAACGACCAGACGGTGCTCGCGAACGAGCAGGTCATCGACGGCCACTGCGAGCGCTGCGACGCGCTCGTCGAGAAGAAGCAGCTGACGCAGTGGTTCTTCAAGATCACCGACTACGCCGACCGCCTGCTCGACGACCTCAACCAGCTCGAGGGCCGCTGGCCCGAGAAGGTGCTGCGCATGCAGCGCAACTGGATCGGCCGCTCCGAGGGCGCCGACGTCGACTTCGCGATCGAGGGTCGTGACGAGCCCGTGCGCGTGTTCACGACGCGCCCCGACACGCTGTTCGGCGTGACGTTCATGGTCGTCGCACCCGACTCCGACCTGGCGTCCGAGCTCGTCGCCGGCGCCGACGAGGCGACGCAGGCGGCGTTCGCCGAGTACCTGCAGCGCACGCAGCGCATGACCGACATCGACCGCCAGTCGACCGAGCGCGAGAAGACGGGCGTGCCGCTGGGGCGCGACGCGATCCACCCGTTCACGGGCGAGCGCATCCCGATGTGGGCAGCCGACTACGTGCTGGCCGACTACGGCCACGGCGCCGTCATGGCCGTGCCCGCGCACGATCAGCGCGACCTCGACTTCGCGCGCGTCTTCGACCTGCCGGTCAAGGTCGTCGTCGACACGAACGCTCCCGTCACGGGCGTCATGCCGATGATCCCCATCGACGACGACGGCAACGCCATCGAGCCCGAGTCGTACGAGCCCGTCGACCCCGCAGTCACCGGCGAGGCGCTCACGGGCTCCGGCCGCATGATCCAGTCGGGTCCGCTCGACGGCCTGTCGAAGCAGAACGCCATCGCCCGCGCCATCGCGATGCTCGAGGAGCGCGGCATCGGCGGCGCCGCCAAGACGTACCGCCTGCGCGACTGGCTCATCTCGCGCCAGCGCTACTGGGGCACGCCCATCCCGATCGTGCACACCGCCGACGGCGAGATGGTGCCCGTGCCGCTCGAGCAGCTGCCCGTCACGCTGCCGAGCGCAGAGGGTCTCGACCTCAAGCCCAAGGGCTCGAGCCCGCTGGGCGCCGCGACCGAGTGGATGGCCGTGCCGTCGCCGATCGACGGCAGCCCCGCGCAGCGCGACCCCGACACGATGGACACGTTCGTCGACTCGTCCTGGTACTACCTGCGCTTCCTGTCGCCGAACGACGACACGAAGGCCTTTGACCCCGCGCAGGCCGACCGCTGGGCGCCCGTCGACCGCTACGTCGGCGGCGTCGAGCACGCCATCCTGCACCTCCTCTATGCGCGCTTCATCACGAAGGTGCTGTTCGACCTCGGCCACGTCTCGTTCACCGAGCCGTTCGAGTCGCTGCTGAACCAGGGCATGGTCATCCTCGACGGCGCCAAGATGTCGAAGTCGAAGGGCAACCTCGTGACGCTGTCCGAGGAGCTCGACCGCTTCGGCGTCGACGCGATCCGCGTCACGATGTCGTTCGCGGGTCCGCCCGAGGACGACATCGACTGGAAGGACGTCAGCCCCGCCGGCGCGCAGAAGTTCCTGGCGCGCGCGTGGCGACTGTCGGGCGAGGTCAAGGCGCCGAAGGGTGCGGATGCGAAGGGCGGCGACGCCGCGCTGCGCCGCGAGACCCACAAGTTCTGGCGCGACGCTCCGGGCCTCATCGAGGCGCTGAAGTTCAACGTCGTCGTCGCGCGCCTCATGGAGCTGACGAACGCGGCCCGCAAGGCCGTCGACGGCGACGCGGGTGCGGCGGACCCAGCCGTGCGCGAGGCCGTCGAGGCCATCGCGCTCGGCCTGTCGCTCTACGCGCCGTACACGGCGGAGGACATGTGGGCGCGCCTCGGGCACGAGCCGTCGGTCGCGAACGCCGGCTGGCGCAAGGCCGATGCGACGCTGCTCGTCGAGCAGTCGACGACTGCGGTCGTGCAGGTCAACGGCAAGGTGCGCGACCGCGTCGAGGTGCCCGCCTCGATCGGCGCCGACGAGCTCGAGGCGCTCGCGCGCTCGCTGCCGGGCGTCGTGCGCTCGGTCGGCAACGGCCAGATCGTGAAGGCGATCGTGCGCGCGCCGCAGCTCGTGAACCTCGTGGTGCGCTGA
- a CDS encoding SRPBCC domain-containing protein, producing the protein MPGFDNPPATIDLHDHRVTRIVTVDATPDAVWTCITEPEHLAQWLGDIAAFPEGLVAGAQGRFAWTGEVVLAARVLDVVPAERLSFEWSEGFVDQNATQVTFAIKPTEGGTLVHFEERGFQLGGSQSQVRASLRALAQGWTVELDELVAYAESRAA; encoded by the coding sequence GTGCCCGGGTTCGACAATCCGCCTGCGACGATCGACCTCCATGACCATCGCGTCACGAGGATCGTCACGGTCGACGCGACCCCGGATGCGGTCTGGACGTGCATCACGGAGCCCGAGCACCTCGCGCAGTGGCTCGGCGACATCGCCGCCTTCCCCGAGGGGCTCGTCGCCGGCGCGCAGGGTCGCTTCGCCTGGACGGGCGAGGTCGTGCTCGCCGCACGCGTGCTCGACGTCGTGCCCGCCGAGCGCCTGTCGTTCGAGTGGTCCGAGGGATTCGTCGACCAGAACGCGACGCAGGTGACGTTCGCGATCAAGCCCACCGAGGGCGGCACGCTCGTGCACTTCGAGGAGCGCGGCTTCCAGCTGGGCGGCTCGCAGTCGCAGGTGCGGGCGTCGCTGCGCGCACTCGCGCAGGGGTGGACGGTCGAGCTCGACGAGCTCGTGGCCTACGCGGAGTCGCGCGCGGCCTGA
- a CDS encoding anthranilate synthase component I family protein translates to MAPAHGLLMPWLGAASWQDIPYVDPAGLATALWALDGGARDVVWLDSASGGRHVLGVGDATLVVRDGVATRDGDPVPGDALDALDALGAATADGGAWVGWLGYEAGVRLLGLEPAPSPHPDAAWMRLSTWIVVDDDTRTAQLQSRRAAPEPLPAPVLPPWYGDAAPASVRWRDDPEAYLAAIAACQRAIRDGDSYLLCLTTALETGPIDPLATYLRLRATARAHHGGLLRIAGTTLASASPERFLRLEDGRVQTSPIKGTRRRGTGADDAVLAEELRTSEKERAENVMIVDLCRNDLQRVCEPGSVAVTSLLAVETYPTVHQLVSTIAGTVREGVGPVDVLRATFPAGSMTGAPKRRTVELLQALETGPRGIYSGCFGAITADACDLAMVIRSIVADDRGATIGVGGGITALSVPEEELDEVALKAEALVRALVPRSR, encoded by the coding sequence ATGGCACCAGCCCATGGGCTCCTCATGCCCTGGCTCGGCGCAGCGTCGTGGCAGGACATCCCGTACGTCGACCCCGCGGGGCTCGCGACGGCGCTCTGGGCCCTGGACGGCGGCGCACGCGACGTCGTCTGGCTCGACTCCGCGTCGGGCGGCAGGCACGTGCTCGGCGTCGGCGACGCGACGCTCGTGGTGCGCGACGGCGTCGCGACGCGCGACGGGGATCCTGTCCCGGGCGACGCCCTCGACGCCCTCGACGCGCTCGGCGCCGCGACCGCCGACGGCGGCGCGTGGGTCGGCTGGCTCGGCTACGAGGCCGGCGTGCGCCTGCTGGGTCTCGAGCCCGCGCCCTCGCCGCATCCCGACGCCGCGTGGATGCGCCTGTCGACGTGGATCGTCGTCGACGACGACACGCGCACGGCGCAGCTGCAGTCGCGGCGCGCGGCGCCCGAGCCGCTGCCCGCACCCGTGCTGCCGCCCTGGTACGGCGACGCGGCGCCGGCATCGGTGCGCTGGCGCGACGACCCCGAGGCCTACCTCGCTGCCATCGCGGCGTGCCAGCGCGCGATCCGCGACGGCGACTCCTATCTGCTGTGCCTCACGACGGCCCTCGAGACCGGCCCCATCGATCCGCTCGCCACCTACCTGCGGCTGCGCGCCACGGCCCGCGCGCACCACGGCGGACTGCTGCGCATCGCGGGCACGACCCTCGCGTCCGCGAGCCCCGAGCGCTTCCTGCGGCTCGAGGACGGCCGCGTGCAGACGAGCCCCATCAAGGGCACGAGGAGGCGGGGGACCGGCGCCGACGACGCCGTGCTCGCCGAGGAGCTGCGCACGAGCGAGAAGGAGCGCGCCGAGAACGTCATGATCGTCGACCTCTGCCGCAACGACCTGCAGCGCGTGTGCGAGCCGGGCAGCGTCGCCGTGACGAGCCTCCTCGCCGTCGAGACCTACCCGACGGTGCATCAGCTCGTCTCGACGATCGCCGGCACCGTGCGCGAGGGCGTCGGCCCCGTCGACGTGCTGCGCGCCACCTTCCCGGCGGGCTCGATGACGGGCGCGCCGAAGCGCCGCACCGTCGAGCTGCTGCAGGCGCTCGAGACGGGACCGCGCGGCATCTACTCGGGCTGCTTCGGCGCCATCACGGCCGACGCGTGCGACCTCGCCATGGTCATCCGCTCGATCGTCGCCGACGACCGCGGCGCGACGATCGGCGTCGGCGGCGGCATCACGGCCCTGTCGGTGCCCGAGGAGGAGCTCGACGAGGTCGCGCTCAAGGCCGAGGCGCTCGTGCGCGCCCTCGTGCCCCGGTCTCGCTAG
- a CDS encoding aminotransferase class IV yields the protein MSGVAATTSAATRALAFDGAGFAPVDAPAGDPLVADSWLVVDGGVVGWATHVERFAASVERQGGDAELAARAAAAVPDAVPRTGAWFPRLDWPQPHVHDGPVLHVRPAPTLHRRALVRTASHDPRTTADVKGPDLTALGLLREQARAEGADEAAIVVDGHVVDGATSAILWWRDGVLHAPPVARERVDSVTARQVATIASALGARVVDEDATPASLAGAEVWIVNALHGVRGVSAWADADGTHQAVAVPTRADAFQAALERLRRPWG from the coding sequence ATGAGCGGGGTGGCAGCGACGACGTCCGCCGCCACCCGTGCGCTCGCGTTCGACGGCGCAGGGTTCGCCCCCGTCGACGCGCCCGCCGGCGACCCGCTCGTGGCCGACTCGTGGCTCGTCGTCGACGGCGGCGTCGTGGGCTGGGCGACGCACGTCGAGCGCTTCGCCGCCTCCGTCGAGCGCCAGGGCGGCGACGCCGAGCTCGCCGCTCGCGCGGCCGCCGCGGTGCCGGATGCGGTGCCGCGCACGGGCGCGTGGTTCCCCCGGCTCGACTGGCCGCAGCCGCACGTGCACGACGGCCCCGTGCTGCACGTCCGGCCCGCGCCGACGCTGCACCGACGCGCGCTCGTGCGCACGGCCTCCCATGATCCGCGCACGACGGCCGACGTGAAGGGGCCCGACCTCACGGCGCTCGGGCTGCTGCGCGAGCAGGCGCGCGCCGAGGGCGCCGACGAGGCGGCGATCGTCGTCGACGGGCACGTCGTCGACGGCGCGACGAGCGCCATCCTGTGGTGGCGCGACGGGGTGCTGCACGCTCCACCCGTGGCGCGCGAGCGCGTCGACTCCGTCACGGCCCGCCAGGTCGCGACCATCGCCTCCGCGCTTGGAGCCCGCGTCGTCGACGAGGATGCGACGCCCGCATCCCTCGCGGGGGCCGAGGTGTGGATCGTCAACGCGCTGCACGGCGTGCGCGGCGTCTCGGCGTGGGCCGACGCCGACGGCACGCATCAGGCCGTCGCCGTGCCGACTCGCGCCGACGCGTTCCAGGCCGCGCTCGAGCGGCTCCGCAGGCCGTGGGGCTGA
- a CDS encoding DedA family protein, protein MNAWITSFLDVVQSVEPWLRTLIAGVAIMLETSVLLGLLVPGDTVVIVAATGIEDAGQWAALVAACIAGALLGESFGFAIGRWLGPRIDGWLGRRWPRAADRWARIERYLQRRGGPAIFLSRFLPVAHSLVPLVVGASGMRYRRFIAWTVPACVLWALAYGSVGWLAAGSFRELSESLHGAGYLFVAIIAAFLAVVWLGKRWLVRREARHMD, encoded by the coding sequence CTGAACGCCTGGATCACGAGCTTCCTCGACGTCGTGCAGTCGGTGGAGCCGTGGCTGCGCACGCTCATCGCGGGCGTCGCGATCATGCTCGAGACGAGCGTGCTGCTGGGGCTCCTCGTGCCCGGCGACACCGTCGTCATCGTCGCGGCGACGGGCATCGAGGATGCCGGCCAGTGGGCTGCGCTCGTCGCGGCATGCATCGCGGGTGCGCTGCTGGGCGAGTCGTTCGGGTTCGCGATCGGGCGCTGGCTCGGCCCGCGCATCGACGGCTGGCTCGGCCGCCGCTGGCCGCGCGCCGCCGACCGCTGGGCGCGCATCGAGCGCTACCTGCAGCGCCGCGGCGGCCCGGCGATCTTCCTGTCGCGCTTCCTGCCCGTCGCCCACTCGCTCGTGCCGCTCGTCGTGGGCGCGAGCGGCATGCGCTACCGGCGCTTCATCGCCTGGACCGTCCCGGCGTGCGTCCTGTGGGCGCTCGCGTACGGCAGCGTCGGCTGGCTCGCCGCCGGCTCGTTCCGCGAGCTCTCCGAGAGCCTCCACGGCGCCGGGTACCTCTTCGTGGCGATCATCGCCGCGTTCCTCGCCGTCGTGTGGCTCGGCAAGCGCTGGCTCGTGCGCCGCGAGGCGCGCCACATGGACTGA
- the cydC gene encoding thiol reductant ABC exporter subunit CydC, translating to MRPIREWSVRSARGFGYAVAAATGLASIALMATAGWLLASAWEQPPILHLQIAIVGVRAFAIGRAALRYLERLVSHDAAFRDLTRERVALFDRLRPVLPVGVGARSSQLLARVVADVDRLQDRPLRAVGPLVTAGVCAVVTVAVVAAIDLAAAGALLVALVASGALATWLAVRVAARAEHEVAPLAAELDAALLEALRARDLLVAFDAWEAEAARILALERRLGERSRRLAIAAGAGSAVIVAAGGLAVVASVALLDGSAVADGGWLASGLVALVALVPLALFEVWGAVPAAALVLRESRIRRARVDAAVADVAVPAEVGDATPPSGALRLAGVTAAWPGADAAFAPVDLVAEPGDVVAIRGVSGVGKSTLAAALVRFLEHEGTATVGGVDLRRLHPDAVRTSIVLVEQLPHLLDTSVRENLRFAREGATDDDLWAALDEVGLADWARGRDGLDTMPGDRAALVSGGQAQRLALARALLAAPPILVLDEPTANVDDEVALPLVRRMLEAARASGRIVLVTSHTPLPADLVTRTVTLQPAVPA from the coding sequence ATGAGGCCCATCCGCGAGTGGAGCGTGCGCAGCGCGCGCGGCTTCGGGTACGCCGTCGCCGCCGCGACGGGGCTCGCGTCGATCGCGCTCATGGCGACGGCAGGCTGGCTGCTCGCGTCGGCGTGGGAGCAGCCGCCCATCCTGCACCTGCAGATCGCGATCGTGGGCGTGCGCGCCTTCGCCATCGGACGAGCGGCGCTGCGCTACCTCGAGCGACTCGTGTCGCACGACGCCGCCTTCCGCGACCTCACGCGCGAGCGCGTCGCCCTGTTCGATCGCCTGCGGCCCGTGCTGCCCGTCGGCGTCGGCGCGCGCTCGTCGCAGCTGCTCGCGCGCGTCGTCGCCGACGTCGACCGCCTGCAGGATCGGCCGCTGCGCGCCGTCGGCCCGCTCGTCACCGCCGGCGTCTGCGCGGTCGTGACCGTCGCGGTCGTCGCCGCGATCGACCTGGCTGCCGCGGGTGCGCTGCTCGTGGCGCTCGTCGCGAGCGGTGCGCTGGCGACGTGGCTCGCCGTGCGCGTCGCCGCCCGCGCCGAGCACGAGGTCGCGCCGCTCGCCGCCGAGCTCGACGCCGCGCTGCTCGAGGCGCTGCGCGCCCGCGACCTGCTCGTGGCGTTCGACGCGTGGGAGGCGGAGGCCGCGCGCATCCTCGCGCTCGAGCGGCGACTGGGGGAGCGCAGCCGTCGCCTCGCGATCGCCGCCGGCGCAGGGTCCGCCGTCATCGTCGCCGCGGGCGGGCTCGCGGTCGTCGCATCCGTCGCGCTGCTCGACGGCTCCGCGGTCGCCGACGGCGGCTGGCTGGCCTCCGGGCTCGTCGCCCTCGTGGCGCTCGTGCCGCTCGCGCTCTTCGAGGTGTGGGGCGCCGTGCCCGCCGCCGCGCTCGTGCTGCGGGAGTCGCGCATCCGCCGCGCCCGCGTCGATGCCGCGGTGGCCGACGTCGCGGTACCGGCCGAGGTCGGCGACGCGACGCCGCCGTCGGGCGCGCTGCGCCTGGCGGGCGTCACCGCCGCATGGCCCGGCGCCGACGCCGCGTTCGCGCCCGTCGACCTCGTGGCCGAGCCGGGCGACGTCGTGGCGATCCGCGGAGTCTCGGGCGTCGGCAAGTCGACGCTCGCGGCGGCGCTCGTGCGCTTCCTCGAGCACGAGGGCACCGCGACGGTCGGCGGCGTCGACCTGCGCAGGCTGCACCCGGATGCCGTGCGCACGTCGATCGTGCTCGTCGAGCAGCTGCCGCACCTGCTCGACACGAGCGTGCGCGAGAACCTGCGCTTCGCGCGCGAGGGCGCGACCGACGACGACCTGTGGGCGGCGCTCGACGAGGTCGGCCTCGCCGACTGGGCGCGCGGGCGCGACGGCCTCGACACCATGCCGGGCGACCGTGCCGCGCTCGTCTCCGGCGGGCAGGCGCAGCGTCTCGCGCTCGCCCGCGCGCTGCTCGCCGCCCCGCCGATCCTCGTGCTCGACGAGCCGACCGCCAACGTCGACGACGAGGTGGCGCTGCCGCTCGTGCGCCGCATGCTCGAGGCGGCGCGCGCATCCGGCCGCATCGTGCTCGTCACGAGCCACACGCCGCTGCCGGCCGACCTCGTGACCCGCACGGTCACGCTGCAGCCGGCCGTGCCCGCCTGA